The DNA window taaaatatatttattgccaATAAAAGTTTATCGAGATTTCTTGAAAAAAAGAGATACAATGAACACCCagttaaaaatagaaaacaccttactttaacttttagtttattttgttagaacttttttcaaaacaaactaatatgcatgcccgcgcgaatgcacGGGCTATCCTCCTAGTTTATATAAATATCATtcattttattgtgacttatattatcatcagATAAAATATGATCTtaacatatagttttacatatttatgctaagttttttaataagacgaatggtcaaatgttacgAGAAAAGTCAACGGCCATACATTTTGAAAATGATGTTGTATTATGACCTAATCTAAGCCTTCATCAATATAAAGATTAGAAACAAGGAAAACGAGGGCATTAGGGGATATACCATAACCTTCCATTTCACCTTATTTGAGTAGTTAACAGGACCGGATTCTTGGGACatccggcctagggcttaatagaatactcatatcaacttTTCTGGAAACTAATCTCTagagaactctgaggttaaacGTGCTTGGCCTAAAGCAATTTAGGGATAGGTGACTGATCGGAAAATTCTTCCCGAATGCACATGAGTGAGGCCAAAGTGCGCAGAAAATACTTGTGTTGATCTATGAGGGCAGTCTAtaacctatgaaagctgccagatataagtgggcccggcctgggagagacGGGTCGTTATAATTCTGAAGCACACCAGCTAGTTAACAAATAAGTAGCACACCTTAACAAATATCTCAAAGTCCACAAGTGTTTAATTTGGTTGATAAACAAACACAACATTTTTATGTAAGCTACATGGATTTGGTGTACATGCTCATTTCATGTTCTTCTAGAACAATTTCTACTAATCACATAAATTGCTTTAACATACAAGTTGGCTTCTCTGGACTACAAAATTGTGTCTATTGTTTCAGGTTACCGTGTAAAATGGTGACCCTGTTTTAATTCCACGGATAGAAGCACGCATTGACGTGCTTGGCCATTCACTTGCTTCCATTACATGCATCGCCATTGTGTATCCTAATGCCACTCAAAATATAACCACCAAATGCATTCATTTGCATGTGTGGATGAGTTCGTGATGGAAGGACCTGTAACAAGGAAAGGGAATACCGTCATAAGTTCCAACAGCTATCTCTTAGAAGTTGCGGACAAcagtaaaataaaaattgtgAGAAAACCGGAAAAGAGATAAAAGATTTGTTGGATGTCATCATGTCAAAGCAATAACCTATCTTTCTTGTGTCTCATATAATAGTAGATAAAAtctgtttctaaatatgttGATGCTATTGTTATAAGCAAAGTTAGTGGGCATATCATGCATAGTAGAATGACAAAAGGAATTTGCATTGTAACCAGCGGCGACCAGCCTAGCCTTGACAATTCCATATGTACTTTCAAATATTCAATTTACTGTTTGCAATTTAGCTGCCAGCTAAACATAACTTGTGAAATAGTCTTTGGTTATGTGCAATAGCACATTGGTAAGAAAAACCATGCCAATTTCAGGTCTAACTTCCTCATTGCTAATGTACTGAGCAGAGCACTGACCTGGTATTCACGAAGCCAGGGTTCAGAAATCTGTAATCCGAGAGCCATTTTTGATACTTGCAAGCTGTGCATGCATGTTGCGAGAGGCTGCATGAAGGCAatagaaaaacacacacatatttTACATAGGAAGCAGAAatcatgattaaaaaaaaaattgaagctaAGAAAGATTTACCTGAAGGTATTGGTGATAGATAGCAAATGGAGCTGAATAAGACAAGAGGGGAAGCAGATCAGCAACAAAACTTTCAACATCATGCCCCGGAGCAGCAACAATCAAACTGCATCAACATGAAATCAGTTTATCAATGAGAATATGTAGCTATTAGTGCAGTTTTCTTCAACAATAATTTACAGTGTTACCTGCTAAATCCAtgttcactccaatatttcatCCTCTCTGGTGATGGTGCCTTTCCTGCCTTGAGTGATTTGGGACCTATTGAACTTCCATCCTCATCTCTTTTACTATCTACAGACCAACACAGCATCAAATAAGTCACAAATGTATATGTTTTTCATGTTAGTGCTATCAGTTGCTTACCTAAGGAAGAATTGCCATCCTGATTAACGTGCTCATCCAATAAGGGCTCAGGGATATCTATATCAATAGATTGTTCTTTAGATGACTGTGTTTTCTCATCTGGTACTGCTGTGTCAGTTGGTTGTGGTACAGATGGCTGAGTATTCTCCACTGGTACTGCAGTGGGCTCTTGTGCCTCACCCTGAATGCTATCATTAAGACCAGAAGACACATCGCCAGAGTTTTGCAAGGAGCAGAGGCCACTTAGTGGTGCCTGAACAATCCTGAAAGGTAAGCTTATCAAAATATTGCCTGCTATAGCCCAACTCTTAAGCACCACTTCAACAACATAATGGGTGTTTCCTACTTCCGTAATAACTTCCAAGGCTTCACATGGACCTCTATAAGTTCAAATGAGAATATAATAGTTCTACATGGCACTAATCATGGTATAAAATTAGATGAACATATAAGTAATATTATAGTTCGCCCTAATTGCTCAAGAACAAAGATTATTTCATGATACAAGAAGTTAAAGACAGTGTATTGTATTATATCTGAGAAATGCAACCACGATTCAATAAGCAATAGTTGTGTAAGAACTGTAtagctagaaaaatatataaccaTTTTGCACTTTTTACTATTTCCTTAACATAATCCAGTATAGATGTaaaattagcacatatttattTCAAGAGCCCTCTAATTAAAACTTCTTTTATCATCAGAAAATCCACATAATGCTAAATAAAGAAATTACCTGGTAGTCATGTCACTGCTCAAATTATACATCCTTATAATGTCTATGGAGCTAGGAGCAGATCCAAGATATGTGCTGCAAACATACCCAGTACCTGTAATACAGAGAAAAtcactaaaaataatctttactcATAAAAGCAGCTTTGGGGGTCATAGTACTCTACGAGAGTACAGCCATCCCCACTCCAGAAGACATTTTGCAGCTGAATACATGTACAGGTGTGCTTTGAaagatttataaataaaattgaatTATCTGCATACGTGTATATAGGTGTCTGATTGATCTCATACAATCCTGTGTATACAATTTCAAtctttttattcaaaaatttggCACTTTAATTTAAGatcttctaaaatatttatacaGCATCCCTCACAATAGCAGGCACTGTGATAGTGGCAACTAACAAATAGATGCATTATAATAGAGATGCTTAGAAAAACCTGAAAATCAGTTCTAATTcgtatatgaatatatatgaaCACGTTTCAAGCTCATGGGTGCCTGTAGCTTCTGTACATAGTGAATATACATTTGAGCGCTTGTAGCAACTGGCAGTGTGACTTAAGGAATAGATAACTACATGTATATCACTTGTTATTGAATACACCAACTAAAATAAATGACATTTCTACATCCAGTGACTGAAGTTATGGTGAGTAGAACTAGCAATCTAGCATTCTCAAAAACAAGCAGGTCAAGAGTAATGCATTTTCAGCAAAAGCTATTACATGGGGCATATACATGCATACGgttgaattatattaaatttgttaatgtaCATGTAATTTAATCTACTGGTatcagtaaaataaaaaaagtaggaATATGTTACCTCCTAAGCGTTCAGCTACAGCTCCAACTACTAAACCTCCAACCATATCAACCACAAGGACATCCGAATATGGACCAACATTTGCCATAGACAACAAGAGGGACAGTGCATCAACTCGCATAAACCTAGAAAGGAAAGAATATAGTAACAAAGGGTTGTGCTATGTGTAATTTGCTTGTTTTAGAAAAGCAAGGTATATGCATATGAGCCAAAAGTAATCCTGAAATGGAGTATAATGGCAATGCCAATAAGGGATTGCAAATGAACTAGCAAGATATTTACCCTGTTCGAGCTGGGCTTTTCTTGAAATATGTCTCACAAATGCTGCAGCATGTTAAGGAAAAAAATGGGTCAGATAAATATGTGCACCTCCTAGATAAGCATCTGGCAATCAAATTGTAATGTGCATCGCATTTCACTGATCAGATGTAAGGAGTTAGTTAAAGATCAAGCATTCAGGGCAACTTTCTTGAAAAATCACTTCACTTGATATAATATTCTGCATTGGTAATGAGgagaaaaagaatataaaaaaGCCAACAAGCACCATCCTCCCATTATCTTTAAGATGATGTTCAGAAAACTTGGTCTTGTTCTCAACTAGATGTTTTTTTAGGTTTTCAGGTAGTCTTTTTTCCCTTCGTATGTGCTTTATTAGAAGTTAATGGCACTAGGAACAAAAATTGAATGAGTGGGTGGACTTGGTGCTTCTTGTTGGAGCTACATTAAAGAGAGGTAAATAGGTCATAAAGGGAACTGGTTAGCACCTTGTGTTGTATGTTAGAGGCTACAATGACATTCAAACAACAAAAGTACTATAATTACTAAACATACTGGGAGCAGAGCATATTTCATTCAATCAAGTGGagaatttataataaaaacaaagaaTGTTTTCCTGGTTGTGCTATACTCCTAATCTGAAGCAATCTTCCATCGAcacaataattttaaaaagcTGTTTCACAAACTTCAATCACATATATATTCAGCATAGGGGCTTATTTCGAACCCGGACAATTTTTTGTTCGTGCTGTTCAAACTGTTTCCAATGAAATTTCTGCAAAAATATGTTGTGAAATTCCTGTGTTCCAAATGGGGTTTAAAGTGGATATGCAACCTTGCAGTTAAATTAAGAGGGTAAAAGATGATTCtctaaatgataaaatatgaatacatAATATTCATTTCTAGAATGATATAGCATATTCCCAACTACAAGGAAACGATAGAAGGATTACCTTCGGGTAGAGGGGCGCCGTAAAAGCACTTTGGGTGCAtatttcttctgtttctttaGTTTGTATTTCTCCTGTAATCAGAATTATTGAACCAATTCAATCCCCAGTGTTCTTAGAAAAAAAGTAATGAAGCAACTAGACAACAAATTATACTAACTTGGGAAAAAACGGTCTTCTTCCCAAATGTGGAGCTATTTGCTATCAAAGCTTCTACAATCTCATCACCACTTACACCATCTCTGTTGTGGACAATCAAAcagtacataaatcatgattTGGAATCATTTACACAAAACAATCAAGCATACCTTACTCAAAGATAACTGAACCCTCACCTCTTCATTGCCTCTATGTCATCGCTAGATAAATTCTGTGCTGTATTATTATCGACAAGAGATCTATTGTCCCTAGTTTCATCCTGCGAGGGACCGTCAGCAGCATCTTGCGTTGTATCATCTATGTGTAAATGGGAACCATTGTTACAAACAAGAAATAGTACAAACTATGAAGTATATCGATAAGCACACAAACTGATCGAAAACCATGTGTAAGATAACTCAATAAGAACAATATTTGTAGCAggacaattttttaaaaaggataaGCTAATTGACTTTGAGAGTACTTTTTCTCAATTGCACGACCACCACCATTCGTCCTAAATGTGGAACAGTGGAAGTAAGAAGAGAGGGAACGTGTGGAAGGGAACAGAACTTgattacaattttgaaacaaagtGGTGTCCTGATGAAACAAGGCATGTTTTAATTCACACTTTAGTTTTCTTAGAAAATGGTTTaacataataaatttaaattcttCGATTCTACAATTTCCAGATATTTCTTGCGTTATGGAAACGGTGGCTTAATTAGATACACCTGCACATGGCTGTCGCTTTGCAAATGtatatgtttaatttttttttccatgagtTATGAAATTCCTTGTGAAACAATCCAACAAATTCTATGTGCTAGCTGCCAAAAGAGAGAACTGAACAATGTGAAATCATGCCTTGGTAACTACAGAGCATGTGTTACAGTTAAGGTCCACATTTGTACATTTGGTAACTAGAACCCATCATTAAATCAAAATCTTAGCAGACTAGAAGCAATGACAATTGACAGATCACAGTCCAACATATGCACACTAGCCCTGAAATTCTGAAACAACTAAAGCCTAATTAAGAAGTCACCATCCTATATAGGGTGAAGCTGGATGAAAGGtgatgtaaaaaagaaaagaaaaggaaggaaaagaactGAAGAAGAGTGCAAACTACAAATGCACTCACAATTTACATAACGTTTCACCAAATCTAACTCCTGTAAAAGCTATAAACCGATATAAGTTCGGCTGATTGCAGACAAAGAAATAACTAAACTAAACTAGTGAACAATATGACATCAACTCAAATCACAATCCCCTGCTTCAAGTATTCACTACTAGCAATTAGTAGCAAACAGGTGCTGAGCACTCGTTCAGTTCTGTGCGGGTCTAGTCCACAGCGAATGCAGGAGCAACCAAGCAGTATTAAAAGGAAATAGCCCCCCCATCGGGCATTGCTTACCGCGAGAAGATGGGGCGTCGGCGCAGGGGACGAGGCCGGAGGGGCCGACGCTGAAGAGGGAGCCGAAGGGGCGACCGACGAGCGGCTGCAGCGAGCATGTCCTGTTCCCCACCTTCACCGTCCTGCACGACCGGAAGAGAGGGAAATCAGGCCTAGGGTTTTGCGGGGGGAACTGGAAGGGAGGAGACGcgaggtcgaggaggaggtaCGGACGCGGCGGGGGTGAGGCGGAAGAAGGCGAGGCGGTCGCCGTCGTTGATGTCGAGGAGGACGCTGCAGCCCTCCCATGCCTCCCGGGGAATCGCCGCCATTCTTTGATTGATTTTTGGAGGGGATgcagcggcggagaggagggacgAAGCAGAGGAGAGCTGGAGAGGGAAGGGTTTTAGGGAGAGGTAACCCGGGGGTCGGCTTTACTTTGCACGGAAAACGAAACGCGAAACGGTTAATTAgagcgtgattaattaagtactccctccttctctaaatgtttaacgccgttgacttttttaaatatgtttgaccattcaccttatttaaaaacttttgtgtaatgtgtaaaactatatgtataaataaaagtatatttaacaataaataaaatgatagaaaaagaattaataattacttaaattttttaataagacgaacggtcaaacattttttaaaaagtcaacgacgtctcAAATCCACGATTCCATATATGCACCTTGATCGATGAGGAAATAATAAGGAAATCCATTATTTGCTCGATCTTCACCTGCTCATCGatctgcatccatccatccatcgctaCTGTGATCGAGTTGCTCTCGCCGCCCATAGACAACATGTCTGACGACATCAGCATTTACTGCAGCAATTGCGACTGCAACTGCTGCTGCAACTGCGACTGCCTCGACAAGTGCTGCAGCTCGCTCTGCGACGCCGTGGCCTCCTTCTTCAACCgcctcttctgctgctgctgctgctgctgctgctgctgcggcggcagcggcagcgtgaCAGTGACAAGCGCAAGGCGGCCGCCGGTAGCCACGGAGAGCACAAGTGCCACCACGTCGGAGGTCGACCCGTCGTCGTTCTCCCTGCCGCAGCTGCTATAGCGGTTGCCGATGCAA is part of the Oryza glaberrima chromosome 4, OglaRS2, whole genome shotgun sequence genome and encodes:
- the LOC127772319 gene encoding uncharacterized protein LOC127772319, yielding MAAIPREAWEGCSVLLDINDGDRLAFFRLTPAATVKVGNRTCSLQPLVGRPFGSLFSVGPSGLVPCADAPSSRDDTTQDAADGPSQDETRDNRSLVDNNTAQNLSSDDIEAMKRDGVSGDEIVEALIANSSTFGKKTVFSQEKYKLKKQKKYAPKVLLRRPSTRSICETYFKKSPARTGFMRVDALSLLLSMANVGPYSDVLVVDMVGGLVVGAVAERLGGTGYVCSTYLGSAPSSIDIIRMYNLSSDMTTRIVQAPLSGLCSLQNSGDVSSGLNDSIQGEAQEPTAVPVENTQPSVPQPTDTAVPDEKTQSSKEQSIDIDIPEPLLDEHVNQDGNSSLDSKRDEDGSSIGPKSLKAGKAPSPERMKYWSEHGFSSLIVAAPGHDVESFVADLLPLLSYSAPFAIYHQYLQPLATCMHSLQVSKMALGLQISEPWLREYQVLPSRTHPHMQMNAFGGYILSGIRIHNGDACNGSK